TTCTTGGTTCGAGTCCAAGCGGGGTAGGGCGGTTGGGTCCAGGCAGCCGAACGACGCCGGGGAGCGCGCTCCGAGCGGGGCCGCCGGCTTGTGCTGCCCTTCGCAGACTGTGTCGTCCGAGGCAGATCCAATGAATCCCCCGGCGGCTTGCCTGAGGTCCGTGCCTGTCGCCGGCGACTTGAGGAGCTACCCGGCTGACGATGCGGGTCGCTTGCGTACACGCCGCACGGACCAACGGCCGGCAAGCCCCAGGGCGAACATCACCACGCCGGTGATGACGGACGGCGGGGGCAGGGTCGCGACGAGCACAACGCACCCGGCGGCTCCGACGATGTTGAGTGCGCGAGGCCAGCGACGGTGCTCGGCTGGTTGGCTCGCGGCCGAGAGGTTGGCGATCAAGTAGTAGACCAGGACGCCGAACGAGGAGAACCCGATCACGGAGCGCAGGTCGGTGGTGAGCACGAGGACGCTGACGATGACGGCGAGCGCGGTTTCGGCGTGGTGGGGCACCTGGTAGCGGGGATGGACTGCGGCCAGCCAGCGGGGCAGGTCGTGGTTGCGCGCCATCGCGAGACTGGTCCGGCCGATGCCGGCGATCAGCGCCAGTAGCGCGCCGAGGCTGGCCAGCGCTCCACCGATCCGTACGACCGGGGCAAGCCCGGGGGCGCCGGCGTCGGTGACGGCCTCGGTCAGGGGGGCTGCGGCGGCGGCCAGCCGGTCGGGACCGGCGGCGAGTAGCGCGGAACCCCCGATGAGGACGTAGATGACCACGGTGATGCCCAGGGCGATCGGGATGGCCCGGGGAATGGTGCGCCGCGGGTCGCGGACCTCTTCGCTCATGGTGGCGATCCGGGCGTAGCCGGCGAAGGCGAAGAACAGCAACCCGGCGGCTTGCAGTGTCCCGTAGACACCGCCCGTACCCAGTGCCTGCCAGCCGCCGAGGTTGGTGGTGCTGGCGTGCCCGCCGACGGCGATGCCGACGACGATCGCGGCGAGCGCGAGCAGGGTGGCGGTGACGAGGACGCGGGTGAGGGCGGCGGTTCTGGTGATGCCGCGGTAGTTGAGCGCGGCGAGGCCGAGCACGCCCGCGACGGCGACGAGCCGTTGCGCCCACCAGGGACCGGGGACGGCGTAGGTCGCGAAGGTCAGGGCCATTGCGGCGCATGAGGCGGTTTTTCCGGCGACGAATCCCCAGCCGGCGGTGAAGCCCCACCAGTGCCCGAGTTGTTCGCGGCCGTAGATGTAGGTTCCGCCCGAGGTCGGGTAGGTCGCGGCGAGCTGGGCGGAGGCGGTGGCGTTGCAATAGGCGAGGATCGCCGCGATCGCCAGGCCGATCAGCAGCCCCGTCCCGGCGACTTTCGCGGCGGGACCGAAGGCGGCGAACACTCCGGCGCCGATCATCGATCCGAGGCCGATGATCACGGCGTCTCGAGTTCCCAGTCGCCGCGCCAGCTGCGGTGTCGGTGGCGTCACCGTTTGTCCTTTCGTGCCCGGTCACGGTTGGTGCGCCGAATCGGCTTGTGCTCGGCGAATATCACCGGCGTGGCTGGAAAAGTTCGACGAGGTTGCCGGCGGGGTCGATCAGCAGGATCTGCCGTCCGCCGGGCCCGGTGACGATGTCGTTGCGCAAACGGACTCCGGCTTCGCGCAGCCGGGTGACCTCGATGTCCAGGTCGTCGACGACGAGGTGGATCCGGTTCCAGCCCCCGGCCCCGGGGACGGCTCCGTCCGGCATGGCCCGTCCGGCCGAACTTGCCGGCCCGGACAGCAGCAGCCGCAACGGCCCGCGCACGACGTCGGCGAAGGCCGGGACCGCCGACGAGAGCAGCGTGAACCCAAGGTGGGTGGTGTAGAAGTCGACGGCGGCTTGAACGTCGTCGACCAGATAGCGGACGTGTGCGTGCTCGTCGGTCATGATCGTCGTGTCTCCGTCAGGTGGGTGCGGGTCAAGTTCGGCAGCAGGAATCCGATCCGCGTCGACAGTTCGTCGGCCGTGCGGGCGAACGCGGGGTAGCTGGCCTCGGGGGTATCGCCT
The sequence above is a segment of the Amycolatopsis sp. 2-15 genome. Coding sequences within it:
- a CDS encoding APC family permease — encoded protein: MIGAGVFAAFGPAAKVAGTGLLIGLAIAAILAYCNATASAQLAATYPTSGGTYIYGREQLGHWWGFTAGWGFVAGKTASCAAMALTFATYAVPGPWWAQRLVAVAGVLGLAALNYRGITRTAALTRVLVTATLLALAAIVVGIAVGGHASTTNLGGWQALGTGGVYGTLQAAGLLFFAFAGYARIATMSEEVRDPRRTIPRAIPIALGITVVIYVLIGGSALLAAGPDRLAAAAAPLTEAVTDAGAPGLAPVVRIGGALASLGALLALIAGIGRTSLAMARNHDLPRWLAAVHPRYQVPHHAETALAVIVSVLVLTTDLRSVIGFSSFGVLVYYLIANLSAASQPAEHRRWPRALNIVGAAGCVVLVATLPPPSVITGVVMFALGLAGRWSVRRVRKRPASSAG
- a CDS encoding VOC family protein, yielding MTDEHAHVRYLVDDVQAAVDFYTTHLGFTLLSSAVPAFADVVRGPLRLLLSGPASSAGRAMPDGAVPGAGGWNRIHLVVDDLDIEVTRLREAGVRLRNDIVTGPGGRQILLIDPAGNLVELFQPRR